The following nucleotide sequence is from Vanrija pseudolonga chromosome 4, complete sequence.
CTCACCAGTCGCAAACGGGTAGAGGCAGCCAAAGGTGACGACCAGGTGCCACGCCTTCGTCGCGAAGGCAGAGGCGATCAAACCGACCGTGGCGATGACCATCCCGACCGCCTGGATCCGCTTCTCGTGCCAAGGCAGGAGGGTGAACAGGCTGGAGTTAGCACGGGCCTAACGCGCACAACTTACGGGGCAAGCACGGCGCCTGAGAACAGTAGCAATCCCTGCGGCAGTGTCGATGCCAGCGCGACGGTCTGCGGCTGTCCCGGGAAGAGCGACTCGGACCAGTACGCATTCAGCACTCCGACCGAGAACGGCAGGCCCCACACCATGAACTCGatggtcgtcgcggcggcgaggaaggcccACGCACGCGGGCCGCCGTCAACGAGGGGCAGGGCGTCAACCCccgcgagggggagggcaggcgaggaggcggaggagggcgtgCCCGTCTCGATGTCACCCGGTGTGCTGGGCTCCCTCTCAGCAAGGGAAGCGCTGTGCACTGCGCCCTCATCGTGATCGctgccagcgccggcggcggccgagtgAGTCGCTACGACGGCGCGGTCAGTCGTGAGCGGCACCAGCTGGATCGCAGACGCGGTGGCAGAGGGCGCCATGGTGCTGACAAGGTCGTCTGCTAGTTGCGGTGAGAGACCCAGCGATGCGATCCTGTCTGATATTAATGCAACCACGAAGTGAACGACCAagacgtgctcgccggctCGGCAGTCGGTGCGTCGGCAGGAACGAGCCGATGGCTCGGCAGGGTGTGATCTCGGAGTGAGCCACCCGCGTGGCTGCCACGTTCGCCACGTTGTCCACGCGAGAGGCATGCGGCAACCCTGACTCAGCCAGCCAACCGAGCTACGCGCCCCCTCACCCCACAAAGGCTACTGCACTCCCCGCCTCCTGTGTGGCGCCTGGACCCGTCGGCAACCCCGCGATCTAAGCGACTTTAACGGCGCAACCTGCACTCCCTCTCGCCGACGCACCCCTCTGCTCGCGTACGTCGCTCCAGCACCTGcaacaccacaccacaccaacGCAGTCACCGTCGGGGTCGCCGATTAACGAGACCATGATGTGATGCGCGCGCCCGGAAGTCGGCAGCCTGGCGCCGATGTACACATATCACGGGCGGCTACTTggccgacgccctcgactGATACTTAAAGATAGCCCGTGCGTCTTGGGATCGACGGTCTGACCATTGTTTGCACTTGCTCACTTGCTCACCGTGCAACTGTCGATGGGCGGCGATCGTCGATCCTGAGGCCGTTCGACAGCCCACGACACGGCTTTGCCTCTCGGCCCCTCATGCCTCTCAACCTCTCATCCTACTTTTTTTTTTCATCCCCCACCTAGcccaccccgtcgtcgctcatCGTCTCtccaccccactcacccaccccagaGTCCAGTCCACTGCCTCCACTCTGACTCGGCGCTCACAGTCATAATTCTGACTGTGCAGCACGCCTCTCGCCCCCATTTTCGTTTACCTATTGTCTTGGCCTCCCACTACTTCGGCTGATAACTGACAAACAGACGAGCCTAACCGCGCGCTTGAGAGCAAACGAGTCGATGGAATCAAAAGGTCCGCTTATGGCCGCCCAAGTCCGTGACACTCTTGCTCTATCGGCAAGTTTCTGGCGGCTGCAACCGATGGAGCACCTCCGCCTCGGACTCGGGGCCGAGCTCCCGCGACTGCGAGTTCGGTACAATGTcggcgcaaggcggcggTCACGACCATCATAGGTCAAAGGATGCCCCATGTGACCACCCCCGTGGCCCGTCATACCTGCCCACATGGTGGTGGACCCTGCGCCAAGTCAATCCGGAGGCTGTTTTCGAATGCTCAGCACAACGAGGGCAAGGCACCATCCTCGCAGCCACAACGAcccacacgcgcgcgccaaagCGCTACATACGCACTATGTGCGGAATAGGCGAACGGGTTTCTGACGGGCTGCCCCACTTGAACAGCGAGGGTGGGGAATGTCAGCTCTCTGGCCTCTGGCGAACCATGCCAGGCTGGAGCTGGCCAGGACCGCCCACTGCCGCTGATGTGATGCTAGCACGGGACTGCCGCGGCACTGGCACCAAGCCGACGCCTAGCGCCCCTtgctcgtcgctggcccCGCGGTCCAGATTGGTTCAACCGTTGTCTTGGCATCGGTGTTCAACAGGAACAGTGAGTGGGTCTCGCTTGCTGCTCATAGGGACTAGTCGGCCGTGTGGCCCTCGGATGCCACCGACAGTGCGCCGCAGGGCCGTGCCGctgtcggcgcgcagcaggtGTTTTCGAATGCTGCATGACTAGCGCGGGCATGTGGCGACGAGGCACTATCGACTTGGGCGGCGTGAGTGGAGCTCGCACGCCAGAGGACCCAGAACGCCAGAACGCCAGCACGCCAGAGGGCCAGAGCGCCAAAGGCGAATCGCAAGCCTCGTAACTGAAACCTCGATcccgctcgtcctcctggTGCCCCGTCGAGCCAACCATGAGAGACTGGCAGAAGGTTATGGGGACAAGCTTGCTCTTGGCAGCTGGGATATCGAATCCGTCGTCCACTGTGAGTCGCTGGACCCTCCATAACACCGTTGAGCGCCGTTCGACCGACACTAGACCGAAACTCTCGGCCCCCCGCGTTGATCTGGGGTCGGTGGAGGAGTGCTCCACGACTCGGACACAGCCTAAAGCCTGGGGCCCTGTCGGAGGGCGGGGCCGATCGTAGCCTATCGACAGAGGCAGAGGCGAGGTAAGATGAGAACAAAGGGCTTGGCAAGAGTTGTATAAAAGGTTGTGGTCGCGACCGACTCCAAGTCCTGCAACCAGCTTGACAGCTACACCTCGACACACTTACACACACACTATACTACAACATGGCCGGTGGAGTCAAGAAACCCATCAACGTATTCCGCTCTGGTTCTCGGTCCTGTCGTTTggtctcctcggcgccgcgcgcggtaTCGACGAGGGTCTCATCTCAGGCGCCTTCAAGTCCAAGCACTTCCAGAAGCTCATCCACTATGACACGTTCTCCAAGTCGGAGCAGACCAACGTCAAGGCCAACATTTCGTCCATGGTTCTGATGGGTTCGGTTGCCGGTTCGCTCTTGTAAGTCGTGCAGCACGGGACTCGCCGCCATGACCCAACTCACACCGCCCAGCGCCTTCTTCGTCTGTGACCGCATCGGTCGTCTCTGGGCCACTCGCCAACTCTGCGTCTGGTGGGTCGTCGGCATGGCTATGGTTCTCGGCAACAACGGCAACATTGGTCTCGTGTACGCTGGTCGCTTCATCGCCGGCTTTGGAATTGGTCAAACCCCCGTTGTCGGCCCCGTCTACCTCGCTGAAATCGCCCCGGCCTCTGTCCGTGGTCTCTGCACTTGTGTGTTCACTGGCAACGTCTACCTCGGTATCAACCTCGCCTACTGGTCCAACTATGGCGCTGAGCGCGGTCTTGGATCGGacgtggcggcgcgctggatGATCCCGACATCGTTGCACATCATGTTCGCGACGCTCATTTTCACGCTTTCTTGGTGAGTTGCGGCCCCTCCCCTGGAGCAATCGCTAATATTCTCCAGGTTCCAGTACGAGTCGCCCCGTTACCTCGTCAAGAAGGACAGGATCGAGGAGGCAACCCGCACTATGAGCAAGATCCGTCGCCTGCCAGAGGACCACCCCTACGTCGTCAACGAGATCAGCGCCATCAAGTTTGCCCACGACACTGAGGTCGCTGCTACTAAGGACATGACGATCTGGGGCATGATCAAGCAGACCCTCTCCAACAAGCAGAACCTCTTCCGTCTCTACCTCACGACCTCGGTCCAGTTCCTCTCCCAGTGGTCGGGTGCCGGCTCGATCACAATCTATGCCGTCGACCTGTTTGAGATTCTCGGCATCACTGGCGGCGAGACCTCACTCCTTGTGACCGCTGTCTTTGGTCTCGTCAAGCTCTTTGCCGCCATCCTCTGtgccctcttcctcgtcgacgttATTGGCCGCAAGCGCTCGCTGCTCATCGGTATCACGCTCCAGACCATCTCGATGCTCTACGTCGCTTCGTTCCTCACCTCCCAgcccaagctcggcgtcgacaagaGCTACCACCTGCCTGCCAACAAGAAGGGCATTTCCATGGGCGCCATCGCCATGATCTACATCTCCGGTTTCGGCTGGGCCCTCGGCTGGAACTCGATGCAGTACCTGCTCACCTCGGAGCTCTTCCCTCTCAACATCCGTGCCGTCGCCACGTCTTGGGCCATGGCTCTCCACTTCCTCAACCAGTACGCCAACGCGCGTGCCGTCcccaacctcctcgagccGCTCTCGCACGGCGGCAtcacgccggccggcaccTTCTGGTCGTTTGCCTGCATCACCATCATTGGTGGCGCGTGGGTGTGGTTCTTTGTGCCCGAGACTgccggccgctcgctcgaggaCATGGACAAGCTCTTCGAGCTCCCCTGGTACAAGATTGGCCGCTACGGCAACGCgttcgccgacgagcaggacgagatcgagcgccacgccgaggacgagaaggccgacaaggcgctccacctcgagcacgctgTGTCCAACACCACTGCCACGGTCCCTGCCCTCAGCAAGCAGAACGTCTAAGAGTAGTCTTGAGTGATAGAAAAAAAGGGGGAAATGGTACAGTACATCATCTCACTTCCATCTACCCTGTTGTCTTTCTAGTAACGTGTGATCGGGAGGAAAGTGCAGTTGTTATGCAGTGTTGCTGTGATATAAAGGCTGTGGCGCCGGCACTGACTTGATAAACCACTCTCTCACCATCAAGCATTTTCTCGCACTTCACACACTTTCCAACTGATTGCGAACGGAAACGGTGTCCGGACAGCCGAGTGTCTTGCCTCTCAGAGATTCATATTCCATCAGGCTGCTCTTCAGTTTGGGCCTGGTCGTCGCTCCATTGCTTCACTCCCTCTTCACTTCTACCCCTCTCGTCCATCAATCCATCAATTTGCAATGTAAACGCCAAGCACGCACTAACAACTCCCACAAACGCTCGCAACACACCCGTTGGAGGTCatcacgacgaccacgacccaTCGGATATCGCTCGGTATTGATCGGATGGCTGGAGGAACGCGTCTCGGATCGTGTGAACGGAACAACTCCTCCACAATTAGCTTGCCAAGCCGCACTAAACTGTCTCGAGCCCCACAACCTCTCCGCACCCACCGCAGGCAGCGAAGGCATGCCAAGCCCGACTGCTGGTGTGTGACACTTCCGGCGGATGGCCCTACTGTGAGTCATCGGCGAAATCGAAGTCGTGTTATAGTGACCGGCCAAACCATTGTGCCTAACATCACCCATGAGGGGCACGGTGCTTCGGGAGAGAacgcgtgcagcgtgcagcgtgtCGCGTGGGTCGTGGGCCGTAGCGTGGCGACGCGACCTGCAAGCGAGCGCGttggctcggcctcgtcatGATGGGTGCGGTGGGATGAACCCAGACTCCACTCCTCCCGAAGTTGAACCCAGAGTGCAGCGTTTAGCGCGCCACGGTCAACATGGTCATGGGCAATTGAACGCGGCTCATTAGTGAATCAATGGGGCCCAAGACGTCGTCTGCGACACAGTGCGCTGGCGGGACCCGCGGCGCTGTCGACTTAGCAGCCTCTTCCGCCTGGACCCGTGGGATATCTCTAAGCTCCTCACTTCTTCACTGTCCTCGCGTGCTGGTGTGCAACAACGGCGCTGTTTGACAAGGGCGCCATggctcgaggtcgtgggCAATTgaggccgcgcgctcacACGCCCAGAGCGCGCCCCGTAAGGCGTTGTCGGCCCCCACGCCCCTCTCATGCGCCGCCCGGCTTGGCACGCCGGCGGTATCGGGGCAAGCACGTGACTttcccaccacccactgctGCCGCTTCCCTGACGTTTCGACCTCATAAACAGTGACAACGTCgacatcgccatcgccatcgcaGCATCACCAGCATCACCCACAGACGACCATGGCATTCAACCTCACcgtcgacgactttgaccccCTGGTCGCGTACTCCAACTACGGCGACTGGCAGACGCCCAACCCGCAGGACAACCCAACGTGGTGGAACGCTACGCAGGATGTGACCGGCAGCCAATGGCACCAGGGTGGGTCTGGGAGCTGtccacgcgcgcgctgacgAGGGAGACACGTACCACCTCACCACTGTtagcggcgcgcaggcgtcCTTCAACTTTACGGGTAGGTGCACTGCGCCGTACATGGCTGATGGCAGGCTCTGCGCTGCAGATCTTCGGTGGCACTGGCGCAAACCCCAACTACACGGTCAGCATCGACAACAACCCGTCGACGCTCACGACCGCGAACAACACCGCGGGCCGCACTCTGCTCTACGGTAACGACTCGCTCCCCTTCGTGCCGCACACGGTTCAGATTACCAACCATGGCGGCGGGCTCCTGCTGGACCTCTTCGTCGTGGGCACCAagctgggcggcgacgggtgAGTTGGTTTGGGGCGGGCACGGGGGGCGTGGGTTGGTTGCAGACGAGGGGCGTTGGCCGCAACGTGGGGCGGGAGAACGCCAAGCACACCCGCTTACTCCCTCAGCGCGACCTTCACCAACACTACGGTCGACGACCGCAGCACGCAGACCCTGTCCTTccagcccggcggcggctggacCCAGCAGACTGGCGACAACTTCTTCAATCAGACGTCGACGTACACTGGCGCGCAGGGCGCAAATGTCGAGACCAACTTCACAGGTTCGTTGTTGTTCGTCCCCGTCTAACTCTAGGCTCCGCCGTGTGGGTCTACGGTGACCAGGTCAACGACCACGGTTCGTACACCGTCTATCTGAACAACACTGCCGTCGGGACATACACCCAGCGCTCGGGCTGCGCGAACGGCTACGCCAAGAGCTGCGAGAAGCTACACGGCCTGGCGTTCTTCGCTGGCCCGCTCCCCCAGGGCCAGCACCAGCTCAAGATTGTCAACGCGGGCACCAACGGGCAGGGCCAGCAGACGTTCTTTGGTGGGTTAGCCTGTGTGTGGTGGATGgggctgacgccgccagacTTTGACTACCTCGAGTACACCACCCCGAGTGTGTGGCCCCAGCTTGctgtcgccggcgcgagcacgagcgccggCGGTTCCGCCTCGGGCACGAACACGggcagcgcgacctcgagcgcgccggcgacgacgtcgtcgcacAAGAGCGCTGCGGCGGACGGCGGCTTCGGTACCGCACTGcttgctgtcgtcgctgctgcgtGGGTCGTGCGCAAGGTCGTGAGCTAGGGGGGCGATGTGGCCACAACCCCACGCCGGATGGTAAACAGCAACAAGAAGCAGAAcgcaccactcacacacgcACGATCGTTACCAATGCACGATGGACACTGATAGATCTGCTGCGGCCGTGGAGCCGGCCGGCGActgcagcgcgccgcgccgcacccacGTGCCTGTCGCGCCAATAGACACTGCTGCCTACACGTTTAATGTTCACGATGCATTCGGACCGAGATAAGtttggggggggggggggaggcgTACCGGGCGTCCCGGGGATGTTCCGCAGGTGGGGTGGGCCCTGGTGGCTTGGTGCGAGAGCTCGGTCCGGAGGTCGCTGGGCCGATatcggcgccgagggtgacAACTTGGCTTGTGGGGCTGTGGGGCCTGCGAGGAGGTGGTCTGTGCTGGTCTGGTTGTCGGTCTGTGGGAGATGAGGTGGGTGGCGATGACGGTGACTCTTATCAGTGCAGCAGTGCTTCTCagcttgacgacgaggcaagCCAAGAACACCGAGTGTCCAAGCATTGAGGTACGCTGCGGCGGCTTGCCGTGGCAAAGAGGCACACGTCTTGGCGCCATCCTGCAGCCTGCAGCTGCAACACCTGCAGTTGTCGGCCGACCTGCCCACTGCCCGCCCACAGTGATCTCAGACACCGCGATGTGGCCGACATCGCGGGTCAGTCAACTTCGCTTGAGCGTCAATGTGAACCCCAGCTATTCCTGGCGTGCAGAATTGTCTCTGGCCactagctagctagctgcCGCCGCATGCATGCATTCCGCTCTGGAGTCGAGTGTGTCGACCGAGACCCCACCGCCTCGAGGGCCAAAAGGCCCACAAGGTGGGCCAAGCGACGGCTTCTTACTGGCCAAGACTTTAAAAGCCTCAGCGCGGAATCAAAATTCTGCCACCCGGCGTGCGACCCGAGGCATCTTTGCCGCGATCCATCCTTCCACCAAGTGATCTATcgggtcgccgtcgcgatcAGGCAAAATAAATTTGTACATTTGACGAGGCGAAAGCCCCAAGGACTCGAGAATGGCGGGCTCAAAGTGACCTGCTGCGCACCGCTTTGGACCGACAGGCCCCTACCTTGGCCCCCCCCTTGGCCTGCGTTGGCAccacgcgctgctcgcgatCAGGCGTGAGCTCCGGGACGCCTCTTTGGTTCACACACCGAGTCGTGCGACCGCGGAAAAGAAAGGAAAAGAAAAACTTCTTCGCCACTGCTGCTTACCCACAGAGAGGCTACTGACCCTCCCGTGAAACAGCATATAACTAGCCCCATCTGATCTCTGACCTCTTTCTTTCTCCAGCAAACCCGCTTCACACCTCAATGATCAACACTTCCGCTGCCTACAGCACCGCCTACCCTATCCAACACATGGCTACCACCtctgcctccgccgccttctACCAGAATGTCCTCGACCGCCCGCAGCGCTACGACCCCATCGGAGGAGGCCAAGTCCGTCTCCTTTGAGCACGCGGCCCCCCAGACCCTGGCAAAGGTCAACAACAACGCTGTTACCCTCGTTGACCCGGTCCACAAGCCGGCGTCCTATGGCACGTTTACGtcccgcctgcgccgcgccttTGGgcgcaaggacaaggcccGCAGCCTCAGCGACACGGTCGAGGCTGCCATCTCGGcccgccttggcggcctcgccaCCCAGTCGCCTGATGCCgttctcgccgccctcgagagCGACTGGGGCGGACTGAgcgcgaccgccgtcgacgccaagtTCAAGACATTCGGCCCCAACGCCCTCGAGCCGGACAACAAGCTCAAGGTGCCCCACCTGCTCTTCACCGCCCTCGTCAACCCGTTctccgtcgtcctcgtctgcctcgccatcatcgccatcgccaccggCGACCACGCAACCTTCACCGTCATCATGGTCATGGTCGTCGTTTCGGCATCGCTGCGCTTCTGGCAGGACCTCAAGTCGGTAGTCAAGGCCAAGCGACTCGCACAGGGCGTCAAGACCATGGTCCATGTCCGCCGCAAGAACTTTGACATGAGCACCGAGACGGTTGTCGAGtctgccgagctcgtccccggcgacgtgctcgagctccgCTCGGGTGACCTCATCCCTGCCGACTGCATCCTCCTCAAGGCGAGCAGCCTGAGCGTGTCTCAGAGCATGCTCACTGGCGAGGCTCTGCCTGTTGACAAGACCCCCTACGCCCCCGACGATGTCGAGGTGGCCAAGGAGACCGACTCGACCGGCGACATGTGGGCTGCCAACGTTCTGCTGTCTGGCACGAGCGTGGCCTTTGGCCAgggcctcgccgtcgtcgtcaccaccggcaccaaGACGTACTTTGCCTCGAtgggcgacgcgctcaccGGCCCCCGCAAGTCGAACGCCTTTGAGCGCACCGTCCGCCGCGTGTCTTACCTGCTCCTTGCGGTCACCATCCTCATGGCGCCGATTGTGCTCGTGATCCAGGGTACGATCAACAAGTCCTCGGGCTGGAAGAACGCGCTGCTCTTCGCGCTCTCCGTTGCCGTCGGTCTTACCCCCGAGATGCTCCCCGTTGTCGTCAACGC
It contains:
- the qutD_2 gene encoding putative quinate permease; protein product: MAGGVKKPINVFRSGAFKSKHFQKLIHYDTFSKSEQTNVKANISSMVLMGSVAGSLFAFFVCDRIGRLWATRQLCVWWVVGMAMVLGNNGNIGLVYAGRFIAGFGIGQTPVVGPVYLAEIAPASVRGLCTCVFTGNVYLGINLAYWSNYGAERGLGSDVAARWMIPTSLHIMFATLIFTLSWFQYESPRYLVKKDRIEEATRTMSKIRRLPEDHPYVVNEISAIKFAHDTEVAATKDMTIWGMIKQTLSNKQNLFRLYLTTSVQFLSQWSGAGSITIYAVDLFEILGITGGETSLLVTAVFGLVKLFAAILCALFLVDVIGRKRSLLIGITLQTISMLYVASFLTSQPKLGVDKSYHLPANKKGISMGAIAMIYISGFGWALGWNSMQYLLTSELFPLNIRAVATSWAMALHFLNQYANARAVPNLLEPLSHGGITPAGTFWSFACITIIGGAWVWFFVPETAGRSLEDMDKLFELPWYKIGRYGNAFADEQDEIERHAEDEKADKALHLEHAVSNTTATVPALSKQNV